A region from the Benincasa hispida cultivar B227 chromosome 10, ASM972705v1, whole genome shotgun sequence genome encodes:
- the LOC120088991 gene encoding uncharacterized protein LOC120088991 → MPSYVKFLKDILANKRKLGEYEIVALMHECSALFQNNLPKKLKDPGSFTLPCSIGRKEVGALCDLGASINLMPLSIFRKLGIGEARPTIVTLQLVHRPITHSERKIEDVLVQVDKFILPTDFIILDYEADTEVPIILGRPFFAIGGALIDVQKGELTIRVDN, encoded by the coding sequence ATGCCTAGTTATGTGAAGTTTCTTAAGGATATTCTTGCAAACAAAAGGAAACTTGGGGAGTACGAAATAGTTGCATTAATGCATGAATGCAGTGCgttatttcaaaataatctcCCCAAGAAACTGAAGGACCCTGGAAGCTTCACACTGCCTTGCTCTATTGGGAGAAAAGAAGTTGGCGCGTTATGTGACCTGGGAGCTAGTATTAACCTAATGCCACTTTCCATTTTTAGAAAGTTGGGTATTGGTGAGGCAAGACCCACCATTGTAACCCTGCAGCTAGTGCATAGGCCAATAACGCATTCTGAAAGGAAGATTGAAGATGTGCTCGTACAAGTTGATAAGTTCATATTACCCACCGACTTCATTATCCTGGACTATGAAGCAGACACAGAGGTCCCCATCATCCTAGGTCGCCCATTTTTTGCTATAGGGGGTGCATTAATCGATGTACAGAAAGGGGAGTTGACAATTCGAGTCGACAATTAG